One genomic region from Colletotrichum lupini chromosome 7, complete sequence encodes:
- a CDS encoding haloacid dehalogenase, type II: protein MSTYSDLTKFKALSFDCYGTLIDWESGLRAGLEPIISRLPPPSSASDAPPTEASLTKRFDTLSAALQSSSPTLRYDLNLSSSFRALAAELGVSVTDEEATAFGSLPGTWAPFEDTIPGLEILKRRYKLVILSNIDASNISRTLKRFSPVAFDAVYTAERIGSYKPADGNFSYLFERVKEEFGVEWDDEGGEGLLHVARSLTADHVPAKKFGLRSVWISRGGDVKDGEGVGGDWEETKGDVGFEWRFDTIGEFAREVERQFGEKR from the coding sequence ATGTCCACCTACTCAGACCTCACAAAATTCAAAGCCCTCTCCTTTGACTGCTACGGCACCCTAATCGACTGGGAATCCGGTCTCCGCGCCGGTCTCGAACCCATCATCTCCCGTCTTCCTCCCCCCTCCTCCGCCAGCGACGCACCTCCCACAGAAGCATCCCTCACAAAACGCTTCGACACCCTCTCCGCAGCCCTGCAATCCTCCTCCCCGACCCTCCGCTACGACCTCaacctctcctcctccttccgcGCCCTCGCAGCAGAACTCGGCGTCTCCGTGACGGACGAAGAAGCCACGGCCTTTGGCTCGCTCCCGGGGACCTGGGCCCCCTTCGAGGACACCATCCCCGGACTGGAGATCCTGAAGAGACGTTACAAACTCGTCATCCTCTCCAACATTGACGCCTCGAACATCTCTCGCACCCTGAAACGCTTCTCGCCCGTGGCGTTTGACGCCGTGTATACGGCGGAGCGAATCGGGAGCTACAAACCCGCCGACGGCAACTTCTCCTACCTGTTTGAGCGTGTGAAGGAAGAGTTTGGGGTGGAGTGGGATGACgaggggggggaggggctgTTGCACGTTGCGCGCAGTTTGACTGCCGACCACGTCCCCGCGAAGAAGTTCGGGTTAAGAAGCGTTTGGATCTCGAGGGGCGGCGATGTCAAGGACGGGGAAGGGGTGGGAGGGGATTGGGAGGAGACGAAGGGGGATGTTGGGTTCGAGTGGCGGTTTGATACTATTGGGGAGTTTGCGAGGGAGGTGGAGAGGCAGTTTGGGGAGAAGAGGTGA
- a CDS encoding beta-glucuronidase, with amino-acid sequence IISTTAPLPTHAGKLILTSLSLTDIIPAEIAAVSFLPAIMSSVIRSVGSALGDELECLFSAFSPWFYALKLPSALTAAVELLVVGAVNVTIPGPKEASPVFDAFVSYSLEFAFFPDFAGNASAPNKFSDNLLANLGNLQGVRPYIRVGGNTQDYALYDESLPYAVNGTYDLARSKDYPTTIHIGPSFFESYSTFKDTKFTHGFNLGLGGNRSEGWDTLKATVPLACKAIGKDNLDVWEYGNEPDLFSTSAQGPVRPSSWNETIYVEQWLNGTRETAAVLAEACPDFPKPVFMAPSNAGTANRLRAPAQWAAGLNTDDNVALFSTHNYISGAESPGVTLRGTLMNHTRTVQSVQAHVKEYANLTGRFDDVPPHIYGEHNSLYNQGKPGLSNSFGAALWGVDFNLYAASQGIKRVHMHMGTDYRYQSWQPVHTNITALGTKAPYYGNIAIAAFLAPSKSSPTTPVSVAHVPVPSSNQETTSAYAAYHGDTLSRILVINLNPHNSTVNGTGTTPDPDSNPVRGVKVYSFAVPWADDAFANVRRLAANGSDAISGVTWDGWSYNYELDEGKPVRLGNVTIGETAIVSGGRVTVAVRDSEAVVVSPVLGCRAKRRL; translated from the exons ATAATCTCCACGACGGCGCCGTTGCCCACCCATGCGGGGAAGCTTATTCTCACTTCACTCTCTCTCACCGACATTATCCCCGCTGAGATAGCCGCCGTTTCTTTCCTGCCAGCCATCATGTCGTCCGTCATCAGATCCGTAGGCTCGGCCCTGGGTGACGAGCTCGAGTGCTTGTTCTCTGCCTTTTCGCCTTGGTTCTATGCACTCAAGCTGCCCTCTGCCCTGACCGCCGCCGTTGAACTACTTGTCGTAGGCGCCGTCAATGTCACTATCCCCGGTCCCAAGGAAGCGAGTCCCGTCTTTGATGCCTTTGTGAGCTACTCGCTCGAGTTTGCCTTTTTCCCAGATTTTGCTG GAAACGCCTCGGCACCAAACAAGTTCTCAGACAACCTGCTCGCCAACTTAGGTAACCTACAAGGCGTCCGCCCTTACATCCGCGTAGGCGGGAATACCCAAGACTATGCCCTCTATGATGAATCTCTCCCCTACGCCGTGAATGGCACCTACGATCTCGCTAGGTCAAAGGACTACCCAACCACCATCCACATCGGCCCCTCCTTCTTTGAATCGTACAGCACTTTCAAGGACACCAAATTCACCCACGGCTTCAACCTAGGCTTGGGCGGCAACCGCTCAGAAGGATGGGACACCCTCAAAGCCACCGTTCCATTGGCCTGCAAGGCCATCGGTAAGGACAACCTCGACGTCTGGGAATACGGCAACGAGCCGGACCTCTTCTCCACCTCGGCCCAGGGCCCCGTCCGCCCTTCGTCCTGGAACGAGACTATCTATGTGGAACAGTGGCTAAACGGCACCCGTGAGACCGCCGCCGTCCTCGCGGAAGCGTGTCCCGATTTTCCCAAGCCCGTCTTCATGGCGCCCTCCAACGCCGGCACCGCCAATCGGCTCCGTGCACCAGCGCAGTGGGCCGCCGGCCTGAATACCGATGACAACGTCGCCCTCTTCTCGACGCACAACTACATCAGCGGTGCCGAGAGCCCTGGGGTGACGCTCCGGGGCACGCTGATGAACCACACCCGCACCGTGCAGTCCGTCCAGGCTCATGTGAAGGAGTATGCCAACCTCACGGGCCGCTTCGACGATGTGCCGCCTCATATCTATGGAGAGCACAATTCGCTGTACAACCAGGGCAAGCCGGGGCTCTCAAACTCGTTTGGCGCCGCACTGTGGGGCGTCGACTTTAACCTCTATGCTGCGTCCCAGGGAATCAAGCGCGTCCACATGCACATGGGCACCGACTATCGT TACCAAAGCTGGCAACCCGTCCACACAAACATCACCGCCCTCGGCACAAAAGCCCCTTACTACGGTAACATCGCCATAGCAGCCTTCCTCGCCCCGTCAAAGTCCTCCCCCACAACCCCAGTCTCCGTAGCCCACGTCCCCGTCCCATCCTCCAACCAAGAGACAACATCCGCCTACGCGGCCTACCACGGCGACACCCTCTCCCGCATCCTCGTCATCAACCTCAACCCGCATAACTCCACCGTCAACGGCACGGGCACGACGCCCGACCCGGACAGCAATCCCGTTCGCGGGGTCAAGGTGTACAGCTTTGCTGTACCGTGGGCTGATGATGCATTCGCCAATGTGCGGCGGCTGGCTGCGAACGGGAGCGATGCCATCTCGGGGGTTACGTGGGATGGGTGGAGTTACAATTACGAGCTGGACGAGGGCAAGCCGGTGCGGTTGGGTAATGTCACCATTGGGGAGACTGCGATTGTAAGTGGTGGGAGGGTCACTGTTGCTGTGAGGGATAGCGAGGCTGTTGTTGTGAGTCCTGTTTTGGGGTGTAGGGCGAAGAGGAGATTGTGA